The following are from one region of the Candidatus Binataceae bacterium genome:
- a CDS encoding RNA polymerase sigma factor encodes MPNGKPQLCARVDDDERLRIEAAQLDRGRFAELYEEYFARVYAFIVRRVRDRDDAQDLTSEVFHHALRNLSRFEWRGVPFSAWLYKIAANAIADHMRKATRETPAPDLDPPGAGALDEVESRARLFRLVDQLPADQRRVIILRFAEQISIADVARQLGKSEGAIKQLQFRGLKNLRIRMASINA; translated from the coding sequence ATGCCAAATGGCAAGCCACAGCTCTGCGCCCGCGTTGACGACGACGAGCGGCTTCGAATCGAGGCCGCGCAGCTCGACCGCGGGCGATTCGCGGAGCTTTACGAGGAGTATTTCGCGCGTGTCTATGCCTTCATCGTGCGGCGCGTGCGCGATCGCGACGATGCGCAGGATCTCACGTCGGAGGTTTTTCACCATGCACTGCGCAATCTGTCGCGCTTCGAATGGCGCGGCGTTCCGTTCTCGGCGTGGCTTTACAAAATCGCCGCGAATGCGATCGCGGATCACATGCGCAAGGCAACGCGCGAAACTCCGGCGCCTGATCTCGATCCACCCGGCGCCGGCGCGCTGGACGAAGTTGAAAGCCGCGCGCGCCTGTTCCGGCTCGTCGACCAGCTTCCCGCCGACCAGCGCCGCGTGATCATCCTGCGCTTCGCCGAACAGATAAGCATCGCAGATGTCGCGCGCCAGCTCGGCAAGTCCGAGGGCGCCATCAAGCAGCTTCAGTTCCGCGGGCTAAAGAACCTGCGAATCCGGATGGCCAGCATCAATGCCTAA